TAACTTATCTAGTATATTAGGTATTTTAGATATCAAAAACGAAACTTACGATGAAGCTACTGGAACTGTACAAGTAGAAGGTGACAACGTAACTTACAGAGCAACTTATATTATTGATGAAGATGGTATCGTACAACACGAAAGTATCAACAACATGCCATTAGGTAGAAACGTTGGAGAATACTTACGTTTAGTAGATGCTTTAACGCACGTACAAGAAAAAGGTGAAGTTTGTCCTGCAAACTGGGAAGAAGGTAAAGATGCAATGCAAGCTAACGCTAAAGGTACTGCAGCTTATTTAGCAAACCACGTAAACTAAATTATTATGTTACAAGAACTAAGTCAAGATAACTTAAGCGAAATTATAGCAAACAACGACACTGTAGTAGTACAATATTCGGCTACATGGTGTGGTAACTGTCGTATCATGAAACCAAAAGTTAAAAAATTAGCTGGCGAGTTAGAAAATATAACGTTTGTTATCGCTGACGCGGAAAAATTTCCGGAATCAAGAACATTAGCTACTGTAGATAATTTACCAACATTCGCAACCTTTAAAGGCGGAAAATTTGTAAATCAAACACAGACTAACAAATTTGACGTTTTAAAAGAGTTAGTTGACGAAGTAGCATAACAACAAATAAGTCAGGTTGAGTATAGTCGAAGCGTAAAATACTTCGGCTATTTTCAATCGGATTAAAAAAAATAATTATCAATGAAATTACCTGTAATAAAACATTTAGCTCAATTTATAGAAGACAATGACGAGGATTACATCGTTGAAACTATTGAAACTCTAGAAGCCCTAACCGAAGTACCATCTTTAAAAGATGAAGAGTTAGACGTTATTGGAGAGCTAATCTCTAATATGTATGGCGCAATTGAAGTTAATAAAATGATTAAAGATGGTACACCTAAAAAAGAGGCTGTAAACAACTTTATGAAACGTGTTTTAGGTTCTATTGATAAGTAAGCTTAAGAGAAAGAAAAAGAATTATTAAAACCACTTTATATACTAAAGTGGTTTTTTTATACCTAATAATTAATTGGTTAACCAATTTTTATTACCTTACAAGGTATTACCAACCTAAACAACCAATACCATGATAAAAAATCACTTATCACAAGTATCTTACTGCTTTATAATTACTATTATTTTAGTATTTAATAGCTGTAAAGACAAAATAAATAGTGAAAACCAAACTAAAACAGAGCAAACAGAAGTTTCTAAAACAGTATACGCTAGCAGTGTTATTCCGTTTTTTGACCAATGGAAACTTATTTTAGGTGATGGTTCAAATGCCGGAATAGCAACTGAGTTTGAAAACAAAGATTTTTTCTACACTCAAAACGATGGAAAAGACAACTGGGTTGTATTTAAATCGCCAAATGGTGGTGATACTCACGGAACATCAAATAACACAAGAACCGAATTAGCACAAACAAAAAAATGGTATCCAAAAACTGCCAATGATAAATTATCTGCAACATTAAAAGTAATGAATGTATCTGCAACAGGAGATGCAACTGTGGCTGCATCACACTCCGTAGTAGTTGGCCAAATACATAGTGCAGATGCTTTTGAAAACGAACCATTAAAAATATTTTACAAAAAATACCCTGGTCATACTAAAGGTTCTGTATTCTGGCATTACGAAATTAATACTGCAGGAGATGACAATGCAAAACGTTGGGACTACTCCTCTGCTGTTTGGGGTAATGACTTTTCTGTTGTTGGTAGTGACGCCTCTACTTTCCCTGAAGAACCAAAAGAAGGAATAGAATTAGGAGAAGAATTTAGTTACCAAGTCGTAGTAAAAGATGGTATAATGAATTTAACTTTTACAAGTCCTAATCATGAAACCAAGACCTTTACAAAAAACTTATTACTATCAGAATATACTACTAAATCAGACATACCAGAGCAAACTAAAAAGTTGTTTTTTCCAATTGGACAAGATGGTGTAGAACGTCCAGAAGCCTATGCAGGCGAAGGTTGTTTCTTTAAACTTGGATGTTACAATCAGACTAACGGTAAATCTCCTGAAGTAAATAAAAACTGGTGTTCTGGTGCAGAGACACATGGTGGAGACATACAAAAGCAATATGCTGATGGTAACTATGCAGAAGTATGGTTTAAAACAGGAAGTATATCTGTAAGTGATACTGCTGTTTCTAACGATGGCTATTTTGCTAAAAACGATTAAAAACACTTAGTGTAATATTTTTCAAAACCACTTTACAAATGTAAAGTGGCTTTTTGTTTTTATACTACAACTACCCAAAAGCAATCTGTAAACCCATAAGGACAAATACAAAACCACTAACACGATTTAGCCAAATCCCAGAATTAGGATTCCCTTTAATTTTAGTTGAAAATGTACTAGCAAACATAGTTAACGTCACATACCAAATCACACCAATTATTGCAAACGTAACACCCAATAAAACAAAAGGAACTGGATCTTCTAATTTTGAAGGTGTTATAAACTGCGGAAAAAATGCCAAAAAGAATAATGCAACTTTAGGATTTAAAGAATTTGTAAAAAACCCAGACCAAAAGTCGTTTTTAGAACTGTTTTTAACTTCACTTACCCTATTTTCTGTAAATAAAGCAGAAGTATCCAAATACTTTTTTACACCAATATAAACCAAATAAGCTGCGCCAATATACTTAATAACCATAAAGGCTATTGCAGATTTTGCAATTAAAACCGTTAAACCTATTGCAGACAAAAACGTATGCGTTAAAATACCTGTATTAATACCCATTGCTGATACTATTCCAGATTTACGACCTTGACCAATAGACTTATTCAACACAAATACAGTATCAATTCCTGGTGTCATTATAAAAAACAAAGCGGTAACCATAAAGGTTATATAATTCTCGATGCCTAACATACTATTTCAGTTTACGGATTATAAAAAAATGTTCTACAAAGAAACCACGATGATAAGTGCTAAAAAATACATATTTTTGATTTAGTAATGCAAAAAACGCATTTGTCATGACCACACAGCAAATAAAATATTTTTTAGTTTTAGCCGAAGAGCTTCATTTTTGGAACACTGCCGAAAAAGTCTTTATCTCGCAATCCTCATTAACTAGACAAATACAAGCATTGGAAGACGAGTTGGGTTTTTCACTATTCGAAAGAAATAAAAGAAATGTAAAACTGACTGATGCTGGAAAGTTTTTACAACAACATTGGGGCAAAACCATAAACGAGTTAGACCATATTTACCAACAAGCCAAAAAAATTAATCAAGGTGATGCTGGTGTGGTGTCTATCTCTTATCCTGGTTCTATCACCTTTAGTTTGTTGCCTAATTTTCTAGGTCTTATTAAAACCAATTTACCAGATCTTAAATTAGAATTAGCCGAACTTACCGATGAAAATCACGAAAAACTACTCCTAAATTACAAAACAGATATTGCGTTTAGTCGCGATTCTATTTCGCATATTAATATACAATCGCTTAAATTATTTACAGAGCCTATTTGCATTGCTGTTCCCTTCGACCATTGGTTAAATACAGATACCGTTAACAATATAGACAAACTGCAACACGAAAACTTTATACTTTCCGGTTTACACCAAACCACCTATTTTTCGTCTTTACTACGTAATTTGTTTAATCAGTATGGTTTTGAACCAAAAATTAGCATCGAATCCGATTTTGGTGGTATGATTCTAAATCTAGTGTCTAAAGGACTTGGTATTTCTATTTTACCGCATTCTTTTAAATACTCAAAATTTAATAATGTGCGTTTTATAGATTTAGACCAACAGATCGATTTATATATCCACTGGCGAAAAAACGAAGTCAACAAAACCATCACTAAGGTTATAGATTGTGCTAAACAGTTGGATACAAGCGTCTATTAGGTAATAAATTATTATCAAAAAACTTTAAAAAGCATAAAAAATCTGAACAGTAATCACCAAAATATATGCTAGTTTTTTATACCTTTTTATGAATATTAATTAAAAAACCACTTGACTGAAGCTTGGTGGTTTTTTGTTTGGAATAATCGTTGATTTTCATTCGGTTTTTGGTAACTTCGTTTAGCTTATAACTTTTAATGTAAATAAACTCATCATATCCTTCCATATTTATGTAATATGAATAATAAGAGTTTTTATAAAACAAGTTTTGCTTCATTAAAAAACTGAAAAGAAAAATTGAAAAATAAAGATGAAATTCAAGGCTACTATGCAGACTGTTATGTGCTAACGGGAAAAAGAAATTACGCTTTTATTATTCAATTATTGGATTACTTCACACCAAATAGACGAGAATTAGCTGATGAATATGAAGTTCCTCAATATTCTGATAATCCAATAGAGATACTTGAAAATGCTGACGAAGCAATTAAATTTCTATGCAAAAACAAAGAAATAAAACACACACTTTATTGGGAAAACCCAGATAAAACTGAAATGAAAGGTTTGGAATTATTTTTTACTGATGATAAATATTTAATATGTGGAATATATTGTGATACAAAATTTCCAAATACAGAAATTGAAGATCATTATTTTGAAAAGTTAAAAAACATTTGTAAATCTGAACAAGGTTATATTGCCTATGAAGAACCTTCTGTGCATAATAGTAAAGAGTTTATCGAAATAGCAAAAAACTGGGAATTGAATAATAGAAATGAAGACCATAAAAAATTTTTATTATATAATCAAAAAGACTAAAAAACAAACAACCGAATTATGAATCAATAAAAATTAACCAAAGCTCAACAATAGCTATAATTTATACGGGTTTTGGTGCTTAACCCAAAGTTTAGACTTTTTAACCAAGTCCGCCAAAACTTTTAAGCTTTGGTTTTTAAATGAAAAATAAAATAAAAAGTTTTGGCTAAGTGCTTAATCGGTAATTCACTACTTATAATTTCCGTACGAACCATAGCCAAGACGTAAGCAAACATTAAACTCTAAACTTAATCTCATTGGGAATTGAAAGAAATAAATTAATTGGTTTTTTCGGAATTGGAATTTTTACTTATAAAACAATTTCAGGTTTAAGTTATAGTTTTTCTGATCTTGCGAAAGATTTATTGATTTTATTAGATTCTAAACCTTCTTGGACTTTTTGGATTTCGGAATTATTTGGACTTATACTTTTTGTGATTTTAATTAATATTATAATTAATCGGGTTCTTGAAAATTATAAAACTATTAGTGAAAACGTTCTGAAATATTTTATTTGGAGTTTTTCTGCTTATTTTATTGTTCAAGTTATTCAAATTTCTTATCCTTCAATAAAATCCTATTTCATATTTGAAGTAGAAAATCTCGGAATTAAAGAATACTATGGCTATTTAAGAAATAACCATATGCTATATTTTACACAATCAATTTTCTATTATTTAGGAGAGATAATTGCAATTATTTTGATTTATAATAAAACAAAGAACGAATGAAAACGATTTGTTAAAACCGTGTATAATTAATTGCTTGTTTTAAGCCTGCTTACGGACATTCCTGCTGAGTATAACATCAGCTATTTATTCGTTACAGTAGTTCTTAAACCACGCAACAATCCACACAGAATCAAGTTTACAGCCAATACAAAATCAACTTCCTTAATGAAATTTGAATTAGACCGTCAAACAAAAAATGATTTAGAAATTTTTAATTCTGAGGATAACTCCATCCTTAGTTATTATGATATGACAAAAACTAAAGGTGGTAAAAACTGTCTTTTTGAAATAATGAATACCCCATTGTCAGACATTTCTAAAATTAAAAATAGACGTGATAGTATTCATTTTTTTTACAATTCCGATTTTAAACTCTCTATAAATTATAATCAGTTAGAATATATTGACTATTATTTAAAATTAGGCACAACACCTTTAAGTGCCAATATATTTAGTGCGTTAATAAACCACTTAACTTATAAAGTAAGACCAAATAACGATTACTATTTAATTACAAAAGGTATTGAGCAGCTGTTATTACTTTTTAAAACATTAGACAATACACTACAAATAGATCTGGAAAACTGCCCAGAATTATTAAAAAAAGAGATCAAAACCATAAATAATTTAATAAAATTACCTTTTTTAAAAATATTCATTGAATCCAATGTCGCCTTATCTTTTAGTGATATTAATAAGCTAGATGCTTTTTTAAGAAATAGCAATTTTAAAGCGTTAGAAAATGCAATAGCAGCTGTGTATAGATTAGATGCCTTTATTGGGGTAGCTGATGCTGCCAGAAAAAACAATCTTACGTTTCCGGTTTATGTTGATACTAAAACACCGGAATTGCAGGTTACTGGACTTTTTCATCCATTATTAGAAAAAGCAAAAGCTTACGATTTTGAAATTAATAAAAAATCAAATATGGTGTTTTTGACAGGCCCAAATATGGCAGGAAAATCAACCTTTCTAAAATCCATTGGACTGTCCGTTTTTATATCGCATTTAGGGTTTCCGGTACCTGCTACTGCCATGACAACATCTGTTTATAATGGCGTTGTGTCTACCATAAATTTGTCAGATAATTTAAATAAGGGATTAAGTCATTTTTACACGGAAGTCAAACGTGTTAAAGAAACAGCCCTTAAATTAAAAGAAAACAAAAATTTACTTGTTATTTTTGACGAGCTATTTAGAGGTACAAATGTAAAAGACGCAGCAGATGCCTCTTTGTTAATTATTGACTCGTTTTCTAAAATTAAAAAAAGTACGTTTTTTGTATCAACACATATTACAGAAGTAGCATCGGAATTATCTGGTGCAAATAGTATTCAGTTTAAATGTTTTAACTCGCAATTGGTTAATAACACACCAGTTTATGATTATAAGTTAAAAGATGGTATTTCTCATGAGCGTTTAGGACTGCTTATTGTAAAAAACGAAAAGATTGTTGAGATTTTAGAATCCATAAAATAAATAGCAAATACTGTAAAGTAATATGGTTTATAAAACCACTATCTAAACAAAATTTAAATTATACAGTCAAACAATAAAATGCCCAACAAAAAAGACCTAAAAGAAGTTGCAAAACTGTTTTTCAAATTAGGAAGCATTGCTTTTGGTGGTCCTGCAGCGCATATTGCGATGATGGAGGACGAAGTAGTTAAAAAAAGAAAATGGATGACACCGCAACATTTTCTGGATTTGGTTGGTGCTACTAACTTAATTCCTGGCCCAAACTCCACCGAAATGACCATGCATTGTGGACATGAAAAAGCAGGTTGGAAAGGACTAATTGTAGCCGGTTTTTGTTTTGTATTTCCTGCGGTAACCATTACCATGCTTTTTGCTTGGCTGTATCAACAATACGGACAACTCCCAAAAGTAGAACCTTTTATTTATGGTATTAAACCAGCTGTAATTGCTATTATTTTAGGAGCAGTGTATAGACTTGGTAAAAAAGCACTTAAAAACGTTCAATTGGGTATTTTAGGCGCATTAACTTTGATTGCATGTTTACTTGGTGCAAACGAAATTGTAGCGTTGTTTGCCTGCGGATTTCTAGGATTACTATTATACTTTTTTGAAAACAATAAAAATAAGCTAAACAGCTTTACACCTCTTGTGGTGCTTCAAGTAGCATTAACTCCAAGCACATTAAAAATACTTTGGACCTTTTTTAAAGTTGGTGCTTTATTATACGGAAGTGGTTATGTGTTATTTGGTTTTCTGGATGCCGAATTAGTATCTACTGGCTTACTGACTAGAC
The genomic region above belongs to Olleya sp. Hel_I_94 and contains:
- a CDS encoding MutS-related protein — protein: MKFELDRQTKNDLEIFNSEDNSILSYYDMTKTKGGKNCLFEIMNTPLSDISKIKNRRDSIHFFYNSDFKLSINYNQLEYIDYYLKLGTTPLSANIFSALINHLTYKVRPNNDYYLITKGIEQLLLLFKTLDNTLQIDLENCPELLKKEIKTINNLIKLPFLKIFIESNVALSFSDINKLDAFLRNSNFKALENAIAAVYRLDAFIGVADAARKNNLTFPVYVDTKTPELQVTGLFHPLLEKAKAYDFEINKKSNMVFLTGPNMAGKSTFLKSIGLSVFISHLGFPVPATAMTTSVYNGVVSTINLSDNLNKGLSHFYTEVKRVKETALKLKENKNLLVIFDELFRGTNVKDAADASLLIIDSFSKIKKSTFFVSTHITEVASELSGANSIQFKCFNSQLVNNTPVYDYKLKDGISHERLGLLIVKNEKIVEILESIK
- a CDS encoding LysE family translocator, which gives rise to MLGIENYITFMVTALFFIMTPGIDTVFVLNKSIGQGRKSGIVSAMGINTGILTHTFLSAIGLTVLIAKSAIAFMVIKYIGAAYLVYIGVKKYLDTSALFTENRVSEVKNSSKNDFWSGFFTNSLNPKVALFFLAFFPQFITPSKLEDPVPFVLLGVTFAIIGVIWYVTLTMFASTFSTKIKGNPNSGIWLNRVSGFVFVLMGLQIAFG
- the chrA gene encoding chromate efflux transporter, which codes for MPNKKDLKEVAKLFFKLGSIAFGGPAAHIAMMEDEVVKKRKWMTPQHFLDLVGATNLIPGPNSTEMTMHCGHEKAGWKGLIVAGFCFVFPAVTITMLFAWLYQQYGQLPKVEPFIYGIKPAVIAIILGAVYRLGKKALKNVQLGILGALTLIACLLGANEIVALFACGFLGLLLYFFENNKNKLNSFTPLVVLQVALTPSTLKILWTFFKVGALLYGSGYVLFGFLDAELVSTGLLTRQELIDAVAVGQFTPGPVLSTATFIGWQLGGFWGAIAATVGIFMPSFVFVAILNPFVPKMRQSKVISAFLDAVNIAAVAVIIAVCVAMGQDTLTDWRTIVIAMVSILCVFIFKKVNSAFIVIGGGLLGFLLTLF
- a CDS encoding thioredoxin family protein — protein: MLQELSQDNLSEIIANNDTVVVQYSATWCGNCRIMKPKVKKLAGELENITFVIADAEKFPESRTLATVDNLPTFATFKGGKFVNQTQTNKFDVLKELVDEVA
- a CDS encoding DUF6952 family protein, whose protein sequence is MKLPVIKHLAQFIEDNDEDYIVETIETLEALTEVPSLKDEELDVIGELISNMYGAIEVNKMIKDGTPKKEAVNNFMKRVLGSIDK
- a CDS encoding LysR family transcriptional regulator; amino-acid sequence: MTTQQIKYFLVLAEELHFWNTAEKVFISQSSLTRQIQALEDELGFSLFERNKRNVKLTDAGKFLQQHWGKTINELDHIYQQAKKINQGDAGVVSISYPGSITFSLLPNFLGLIKTNLPDLKLELAELTDENHEKLLLNYKTDIAFSRDSISHINIQSLKLFTEPICIAVPFDHWLNTDTVNNIDKLQHENFILSGLHQTTYFSSLLRNLFNQYGFEPKISIESDFGGMILNLVSKGLGISILPHSFKYSKFNNVRFIDLDQQIDLYIHWRKNEVNKTITKVIDCAKQLDTSVY
- a CDS encoding polysaccharide lyase family 7 protein, with translation MIKNHLSQVSYCFIITIILVFNSCKDKINSENQTKTEQTEVSKTVYASSVIPFFDQWKLILGDGSNAGIATEFENKDFFYTQNDGKDNWVVFKSPNGGDTHGTSNNTRTELAQTKKWYPKTANDKLSATLKVMNVSATGDATVAASHSVVVGQIHSADAFENEPLKIFYKKYPGHTKGSVFWHYEINTAGDDNAKRWDYSSAVWGNDFSVVGSDASTFPEEPKEGIELGEEFSYQVVVKDGIMNLTFTSPNHETKTFTKNLLLSEYTTKSDIPEQTKKLFFPIGQDGVERPEAYAGEGCFFKLGCYNQTNGKSPEVNKNWCSGAETHGGDIQKQYADGNYAEVWFKTGSISVSDTAVSNDGYFAKND